ACGACCGGACTGCGGGCGATCGAGGCGTTGTTGGTCGGCGCGAAACCGGCGGCCTCGGAGCTCAACCGCAGCAGCCAGCTGCTCGAGTCGGGCAGCCAGACGTCAGGGGTCACCGCGGCGCCGGGAGCCTGTCCCACCCCGGATAGCGACACCCCGTGCTGACCGGCGAGAACGGCCGCCACATCGACCGGGTCGCTCGCGGTGACGTCGACCGCGACACAGACACCCTCGGCGGCGGCGCCGTTCTCGGACCATTGGGCGGCGGCGGCCTGCACGGCCGGCGCGATCTCGGGAGCGGCGGCGACGGTCAGCCGGAGCTGGCCGGCACAGGCGGGTTCAGCAAGCCTCTGATAGCCGAACCACGCTCCCGCCACGACAAGGACAAGCGCCATCGCCGCTGCGATGGCGCCTGCTCCACGAATACTGCTACGCATACGATGGCGGCCCGACACGATGACCATCTTGCGTAATGATTCGACATAATGCCAGTCGCGTTGGGCCGGAAGTTACTCACGAGATACGGATCGCCGTTCAAATTTCACAGCCTGTAGTTGATCGACGGCAAACTGTCTAGTAATCCGCCCACCAGAGCAGCTTTCGCACCCATGCTTTCCAACAGAGCATGTCGCGCATTTGACATCTTCCACCAGATATTCATTTATGCTGGTAAAAATTATCATCATCAGTGGAAGTGCTCAGCGGATCGCTTCCGCCGGTGGGGCGGGCGGTCCCAACACGCAGGTGGGACTCGGCACCGCGACCGACCCGGCCGGCTCGGGCACCCCGCCCGTCGGGTCGACGACGAACACACTCACCACATCGGACCGTTCGTCCGCAACGTAGAGGTGCGTGCCGATCAATGTGAAATGCCTCGGCCAGGTACCACCGGTGGCCACCTCGGTCACGTAACGCGGCACCTCGGCATCGAGCGCGAACACTGAGATCGTGCCCACGCCACGGTTCCCGACATACAGGAAACGGCCGTCCGGCCGTACCGTGATCTCGGAAGGCTGCACGAGCCCGTGCCGTGCGCTCGCCGCGACCCGGCCACGTTCGCGCAGCGTGCCCCCGGACTCCCGGCTGTACGCCACGACCGTCGCGTCCAACTCTCCGGCCAGGTACAAGCGGTGACCGTCCGGGTGCCGGGCCAGGTGTCGGGGGCCGGTCCCGGGCCGGGTCCGGGTCACCGGCTCCCGGGGCAGCAGCCGCCCCCGGGAGTGGTCCAGGTCGTACCGGTAGACGGTGTCGGTGCCCAGGTCCACGGCGAGCAGCGCACCGCCCGCCGGATCGGGCGAGACCATGTGCGCGTGCGCCCGCTCCTGCCGCTCCGGATCGGGACCATGTCCGTCGTGCACCCGCAGGTCGGTCCGCTCACCCGGCACTCCCGCCAGATCCAACGGATGTACGGACACACTGCCACTGCCGTAGTTGGCGGCGAAGATGTATCCACCATCGGGCGCCACCGCCAGATGACACGGGCTGTCGCCCCCGGTGGACCAGCTGCCCAGCGGGCGCAGACCGGGCCGCGCCGGGGCGTCGGCGTCGATCGCCCAGGCGCTGACCGTTCCCTCGGCCGACTCGTTGACCGCGTACAACACGGGCAGACTCGGGTGCCGCACGAGGAAGGAGGGCGACTCGGTGGGCGCCACCGTGCCGAGCGGGTCGAGCGCGCCGGTGACCGGGTCCCGGCGTACCGCGACGACGCCCTCTCCGCGTCCCCCGGCCTCGGCGGTGTAACAACCGACGTACAGGATCTCGCCGCCGTCGACCATCCACACGCTCCGTCCGCCACCGGGGCGACCCCACGTCCGCCACCTCCACTTGATCCAACCAGAGCCCACCCACTCTGTGGGGTAAGGAAGGGCCCCTTGTTAACGCATAGCGTTAACAAGGGGCCCTTCCTTACCGAGGGGTGATCCTATAGGATCTTCGATCGTGATGGACGGGGTACGGCCCGCGCGGCGGACGACGCTCGCCGACGACGTGTACGAGTCGGTGCGTACGTTGGTGATGGATCATGCCGTGGCACCCGGCGAACGGATCAACATCGACGCCCTGGCCCGGCAGTTGGAAGTCTCCCCCACCCCGGTCCGGGAAGCGCTCGCCCGGCTCGAATCCGACGGGCTGGTCCGCAAACGGGCGCTCGCCGGCTACACCGCCACCCCGCTGCTGACCCGGGCCGAGTTCGACGAACTCGTCGAGATGCGACTCATCCTGGAGCCGCTCGCAGCCGTCCGGGCCACCCGCCGGATCGCCGACGAGACTCCCGCCGGGAACGAGCGGGCGAGCACCGACGAGGGCGCACCGGCCCACCCACTCGACCGGCTCCGCTCGGCGGCCGACCTGCCCGGCCCGGCACCGGGAAGCGAGGGCTTCGCGGCCATCGCCGAGTTCACCAACACCGACGCGCGGTTCCATCACCTGATCGCGGAGCACGCCGGCAACCGGCTGCTGTACGACGCGATCGTCCGACTCCGGTCCCACCTGCACCTGTTCCGGCTCTATTTCCCCACCACGCATCACGGCATCAGCGGCGAGGAACACCACCGGGTGGTGGACGCGATGGCGGCCGGCGACGCCGACGCGGCCGGCGACGCGATGCGGGCCCACCTGCTCTCCGCCCGGGACCGGCACCTCCCCTTCTTCGCGCAGACCTGAGATGCCCCGCACCGACCGGCGCTACGTCCCAGGGCAGGCCGGCCCGCCGCGACCCGTCGACCTGCCGCTCCGCACATACCTGCCCCTCCACGCCGAACTGCCGCTCCACGCCGAACTGCCGCTCCACGTGGACGTGCCACGAAAGGAGAACCCGTGCGCATCGCGCTCTTCGTGACCTGCGTCAACGACCTGGTCTTCCCCGGCACCGGGCGGGCGGTGGTGGAGATTCTGGAACGGCTCGGCCACACCGTCGAGTTCCCGGCCGAGCAGAGCTGCTGCGGGCAGATGCACGCCAACAGCGGTTACCGGGCCGAGGCGATGCCCCTGGTCCGCCGGTTCGTCGACACCTTCGCCGAGTACGAGGCGGTGGTGGCGCCGTCCGGGTCGTGCGTCGCGATGGTGCGGGAGTCGTACCCCCGGCTCGCCGCCGACGACCCGGGCCTGGCCGAACGGGTGGCCGAACTGGCGCCGCGTACGTACGAACTCTCCGAACTGCTGGTCGACGTGCTCGGCGTGACCGACCTGGGTGCCTCCTTCCCCCACCGGGTCACCTACCACCCGACCTGCCACGGCCTGCGCATGCTCCGCCTCGGTGACCGGCCGCTCCGGCTGCTCCGGGCGGTCCGCGACCTCGAACTGGTCGAGCTGCCCGGGGCCGAGGAGTGCTGCGGGTTCGGCGGCACCTTCGCGGTCAAGAACGCCGGCGTCTCCGGTGCGATGCTGGCCGACAAGTGCGACTCCGTCTGCTCCACCGGCGCCCGTTTCGTCGCCGCCGCCGACAACTCCTGCCTGGCGCACATCGGCGGCGGGCTGTCCCGCCGGAGCGACCGGCCCGGCACCGGCGGCGACCAGCCCGGGGTACGGGCGGTCCACTACGCGGAGATCCTGGCCGGAACCGTACGGACACCGGCCTCGACGGTGGGAGGAACCAAGTGACCGGCACCGGGAACATCGTCGCGCGGCAGCCGTTCCCGCAGGCCGCCAAGGTCCGACTCGCCGATCCGCAGTTGCGGAGCAACCTGCGGCGGGCCACCCACACCATCCGCGACAAACGGCTGCGGGTGGTCGGCGAACTGCCCGACTGGGAGGCGCTGCGGGTCTCCGGGGCGGCGATCAAGGACGACGTCCTGGCCCGCCTCCCCGACCTGCTCGACCAGTTCGAGGCGGCGGCGACCGCCGCCGGGGCGACCGTGCACTGGGCCCGCGACGCCGAGGAGGCGTGTGCGGTGGTGACCCGACTGGTACGGCAGACGGGCACCGACGAGGTGGTCAAAATCAAGTCGATGGCCACCCAGGAGATCGGGCTGAACGAGGCCCTGGAGGCGGCCGGTATCGCGGCGGTGGAGACCGACCTGGCCGAGTTGATCGTGCAACTCGCCGACGACCAGCCCTCACACATCCTGGTGCCGGCGATCCACTACAACCGGCGGCAGATCCGGGACATCTTCGCCGAACGGATGCCCGGGGTGGACGTGTCAGCGCTCACCGACGAACCGGCCGCGCTCGCCGAGGCCGCCCGTCGGCACCTGCGTGCCAAGTTCCTCTCCGCCCGGGTCGCCATCTCCGGAGCGAACTTCGCGATCGCGGAGACCGGCACGCTGGTGGTGGTCGAGTCGGAGGGGAACGGGCGGATGTGCCTGACCCTGCCCGAGACGCTGATCTCGGTGGTGGGGATCGAGAAGCTGCTACCGACCTTCGGTGACCTGGAGGTCTTCCTGCAGCTGCTGCCCCGTTCGTCGACGGGCGAGCGGATGAACCCGTACACCTCGATGTGGACCGGGGTCAGCGACGGCGACGGGCCGCAGCAGATGCACATCGTGCTGGTCGACAACGGGCGTACGGAGACCCGGGCCGATCCGGTCGGGCGGCAGGCGCTGCGCTGCATCCGCTGCTCGGCCTGCCTGAACGTCTGCCCGGTCTACGAGCGGGTCGGCGGCCACGCGTACGGCTCCGTCTACCCCGGTCCGATCGGCGCCATCCTGTCGCCGCAGATGACCGGACCGGACGCGGGCGCCAACCGCACCCTGCCGTACGCCTCGACGCTCTGCGGCGCCTGCTTCGAAGCCTGCCCGGTCCGGATCGACATCCCCGAGGTGTTGGTGCACCTGCGCCAACGCGGTGTGGACGCCCACCGGGGTCGGCCGTCGGCGGAGCGCACCGCGATGGGGGCGATGTCCTGGGTGATGCGGGACCGGCGCCGGTACGCCGCCGCGCTGCGCGCGGCCCGGCGGGGAGCGGCCCCGCTACGGCTCGGGGGCCGGCGGGACCACGTACGCCACCTGCCCTGGCCGCTCTCCGGTTGGACCGGCACCCGGGATGCCCCGCTGCCGGCGGCGCAGACCTTCCGGGAATGGTGGGCCGGCCGTGGCCGGGGATGACGTGGTCGGCCGGTCGCTGGCCGGGGATGCCCGCAGGGCGGGTGGAGGGGCTGACATGACGGCACGCGAAGAGATCATGAGGCGACTTCGGGCGGTCCGCCCGATTCCCCCGGTCACCGTCCCCCGGGGATACGACCGCGGGCCGATCGCCGCCGGTCCGGCACCGACCGGGCCCGCAGCGGACGGGAACGCGCCGGCCACGACGACATCAGGCGGAACCGATGCGAGCGGAACCGACGCGAGCGCGCCGGAGCTGATCGAACTGCTGGTGGACCGGCTGGTCGACTACCGGGCCACGGTCACCCACTGCGATCCGGCCGGTTTGGCGCGGGCGCTGGCCGGGCTGCTCGACGACGTACCCGCCGTGGCCGTCCCACCGGGGCTGCCCGGGGGCTGGCTCTCCGCGTACCCGGGAACGGTCCGGCGCGACGGCGCGCCGCGCCCCCTGACGGTGACCGACCTGGACGAACCGGGGCTGGCCGTGGTCACCGGCTGCGCGGTGGCGGTCGCCGAGACCGGCACCCTGATCCTGGACACCGGCACCGACCAGGGCCGCCGCCTGCTCACCCTGGTCCCCGACCACCACATCTGCGTGGTCCGCACCGACCAGGTCGTGGACCGGGTGCCGGAGGCGCTACGCCGGCTCGCCGATCCGACCCGACCGGTGACCCTGGTCTCGGGACCGTCGGCGACCAGCGACATCGAACTGAACCGGGTGGAGGGGGTGCACGGGCCCCGACGACTGGACGTGCTGATCGTGGCCGGTTGACGCCGACCCGGTCTCCCGGGCCCCGGCGTGCCGGTCAGTTCGCCGGGGCCGGTACGCCGCGCCGCGCCGCCACGTGCTCGACCAGCCGGACCAGTACGCCCTTGCCGGACTGTCGGCTGCGCGCGTCGCAGAGGATGACCGGCACGTCGGGGTCGAGGTCCAGCGCCGACCGTACGGCGTCGGTGCTGAACTGCTGCGCCCCCTCGAAACAGTTGACCGCGACGACGAACGGGGTCCCCCGGCGCTCGAAGTAGTCGACCGACGGGAAACAGTCGGCGAGCCGTCGGGTGTCGGCCAGCACCACCGCGCCGAGCGCCCCGAAGGCCAACTCGTCCCAGAGGAACCAGAACCGGTCCTGGCCAGGGGTGCCGAAGAGGTACACCTGCAGGTCCTCGTTGATGGAGATCCGCCCGAAGTCCATCGCCACGGTGGTGGTGTTCTTCTCCTCGACCCCGGCCAGGTCGTCGGTGCCCAGCCCGGCGTCGGTAAGCACCTCCTCGGTCTGCAACGGCCTGATCTCGCTCACCGCGCCGACGAGCGTGGTCTTGCCGGCCCCGAAACCACCGGCGATCAGGATCTTCAACGCGAGCGGCACCCGGCGCGCCGATCCGGGCCGGTCAGAGCGCACGGAGTCCATTGACCACCGCCTTGAGGATGTCGTCTTCCGGGAAACTGGGCGCCGACGAGGGTTCGTGCATCGCGATCAACTCGGCCGTGAGCAGGTCGGCGAGGAGCACCCGGACCACCCCCAGCGGCAGGTCGAGATAGGACGCCACCTCCGCCACCGAGATCGGTTCCTGGCTCATCCGGAGGATCTGCCGATGTTCCGGCTGCAATCCCTCGGCCCGGCCGTCACCGCTGGCCACCGCCGCCACCACGAACGCGACCAGGTCGAAGCCGCCGACCGCCGGACGTACCCGGCCGCCGGTCATCATGTACGGCCGGACCACCGGCCCCGCGTCGCGATCCAGCCAGTCATGCTCCGGGTCGGGCATCTCGTCATCGCGCATCGGCACTCACCCCGTTGGCCCGGCTCGGCGTACTCAGGTAGTCGCCGACCCGGGTCACCAGCATCGCCATCTCGTACGCGATCAGGCCGATGTCGGAGTCGGCGGTGCAGAGCACGGCCAGGCAGGCCCCCTGACCGGCGGCGGTGACAAAGAGAAACGCGGACTCCATCTCGACCACCGTCTGCCGCACCGGCCCGGCGGCGAACTGCCGGCTGGCCCCCTTCGCCAGGCTCTGGAAGCCGGCGGCCATCGCGGAGAGATGCTCGGCGTCCTCCCGGTCGAGATCCCTGGAGGCGGCCATCAACAGTCCGTCCGCGGAGAGCACCACAGCCTGTTCCGCGGTCGGTACGCGCTCCACGAGGTCGTCAAGGAGCCAGGCGAGATCGGCCGGCCTCGTCAGGTGTACCACTACGCGTCCCTTCCCGTTTCGCTGGAGCCCGGGTCGACGACCGGGGCCTCGACTGAGCTGGCCGGTGCGCTGTCCACCGGGGCATCCCCGGCACCGGTGGCCGTGGATGCGGTACTCGCCGTCGCGGGCGTGGCGTTCGCCGTCGCGGGCGTGGTGCTGGTGGCGGCAGGGGTCGGCGGGACGGCCGCGTCCCGTCGGCCGCGGGCGGTGCCGGCCTGCATCGCCGACATCATCGCCCGGACCTCTTCCGGTGTGCGGTCGGCCCGTTTCGCCCGTTCGCCGGTGGTGGCACCGGCACGGCTCGGCGGCTCCGCCGTCCCCTGCACCGGCTCCCGCAACTGCGGCGCCAGGCTGGTCTGCCGGATCCGCCGGGGCAGTCCGTCCGCACCGACCGGTGCGGCGGCCCGCTCTTCGGCGACCGGTCCGACCGGTCCGACCGGTCCGGTGCCGCGTTCGACGGTGGGTGCGGCGGTTGCGATCGACAGGTCCCGGCCGGCCGAGGGGTTCGGCTCGGTCGGAGCGTTCGGAGCGTTCGGCTCGGTCGGAGCGTTCGGCTCGGTCGGTGCCGTCACCGGCTCCGGTGCGGGCGACCCGAGCAGCGACGGTATGGGCGGTACGACCGGGGGCTTGAGCTCCTCGGGTTCGAGCCGGTTCGGAACGGCGGTGAGCCGGCCCAGGGTACGGGCCCGACGTGCCGGCGTGTCCGCTCCGCCCCGTGCTCCGGCACCGGCACGTCCGGGCGAACCGGACCGCTGTCCGGCACCGCCCCGGGAGGCCGTCAGGACGCCCGACAAGGTGCCCGGCTCCGACACCACCGTGGACGGATCCGGGGCCGGCTCCGTACCGAGTTGCGCGACCGGGACGGGGCGGCTCGGCGGGCCGGGGTCGGCCGAGCCGCCGGGCAACGCCAACGGGCCGTTGCCGGGTGCCACCAGCTCGCCCGGGATCAACGCCACCGCGGTCACCCCGCCGTACGGCGACGGCCGCAGCTGCACCCTCACCCGGTGCCGGGCGCCGAGCTGGGCCACCACGAACAGGCCGAGCCGGGCGCTGTTCACCGGGTCGAACTCGGGCGGGTCGGCCAGCCGCCGGTTCGCCGCCTCGAATGCCTCGGGGGTCATGCCCAGGCCACGGTCCTCGACCTCGATCGCGTACCCGTTCGGCACCAACTGCCCGCTGACCCGTACCCGGGTGTGCGGCGGTGAGAACGAGGTGGCGTTCTCGATCAGCTCGGCGAGCAGGTGGATGACGTCACCGACCGCCGGGCCGAGGGTCGATCCGGGTTGTACGGTGGCCACGTCGACCCGTGCGTAGTCCTCCACCTCGGAGATGGCGCCCCGCATCACGTCGATCATCGCCACCGGGTTGCGCCAGCCCCGGCCGGGTGTCGCACCGGCGAGGATGACCAGGTCCTCCGCGTGGCGGCGCATCCGGGTGGCGAGGTGGTCGACCCGGAACAGGTCCTCCAGCTCCTCCGGCTCGGTGACCCGCCGTTCCATCCGGTCCAGGAGCGCGAGCTGCCGGTGCAGCAGGGTCTGGCTGCGCCGGGCGATGTTCAGGAAGACCTCGTTGAGTCCGCGCCGCAGCGTCGCCTCGTCCACGGCGGAACGTACGGCGCTGCGCTGCACCTCGCTGAACGCGTGCCCGACCTGCCCGATCTCGTCCCGCCCGTACTCCAGTTCCGGCGACTCCTTGGCGACGTCGACCTCCTCGCCCCGGCGCAACCGGCCGACGACGTCGGGCAGCCGGGTACCGGCGAGTTCCAGCGCGGCCGTACGGAGGCTGGTCAGCCGGCCGATCAGCGACCGGCCCACCCGGATGGCGAGGAACATGGAGAGGATGACGGCGGCCAGGCCGAGCAGGCCGGCGAGTCCGAGCCGGACCAGGATCCGGGCCGCCACCGGTGTGGTCCGTTCGGTGAGCGAGTCCGCGGCGTCCAGTTCGAAGTCGTGCAGTTGCCGCTGGGTGGAGTCGTAGCTGGTCCGCCACGCGTCGGCGGTGATCGGCGGCGCGGCGCCGTTGCGTCCCTTGGC
The Micromonospora pisi DNA segment above includes these coding regions:
- a CDS encoding roadblock/LC7 domain-containing protein, which produces MVHLTRPADLAWLLDDLVERVPTAEQAVVLSADGLLMAASRDLDREDAEHLSAMAAGFQSLAKGASRQFAAGPVRQTVVEMESAFLFVTAAGQGACLAVLCTADSDIGLIAYEMAMLVTRVGDYLSTPSRANGVSADAR
- a CDS encoding lactonase family protein — its product is MVDGGEILYVGCYTAEAGGRGEGVVAVRRDPVTGALDPLGTVAPTESPSFLVRHPSLPVLYAVNESAEGTVSAWAIDADAPARPGLRPLGSWSTGGDSPCHLAVAPDGGYIFAANYGSGSVSVHPLDLAGVPGERTDLRVHDGHGPDPERQERAHAHMVSPDPAGGALLAVDLGTDTVYRYDLDHSRGRLLPREPVTRTRPGTGPRHLARHPDGHRLYLAGELDATVVAYSRESGGTLRERGRVAASARHGLVQPSEITVRPDGRFLYVGNRGVGTISVFALDAEVPRYVTEVATGGTWPRHFTLIGTHLYVADERSDVVSVFVVDPTGGVPEPAGSVAVPSPTCVLGPPAPPAEAIR
- a CDS encoding LutC/YkgG family protein, whose protein sequence is MTAREEIMRRLRAVRPIPPVTVPRGYDRGPIAAGPAPTGPAADGNAPATTTSGGTDASGTDASAPELIELLVDRLVDYRATVTHCDPAGLARALAGLLDDVPAVAVPPGLPGGWLSAYPGTVRRDGAPRPLTVTDLDEPGLAVVTGCAVAVAETGTLILDTGTDQGRRLLTLVPDHHICVVRTDQVVDRVPEALRRLADPTRPVTLVSGPSATSDIELNRVEGVHGPRRLDVLIVAG
- a CDS encoding DUF742 domain-containing protein, translated to MRDDEMPDPEHDWLDRDAGPVVRPYMMTGGRVRPAVGGFDLVAFVVAAVASGDGRAEGLQPEHRQILRMSQEPISVAEVASYLDLPLGVVRVLLADLLTAELIAMHEPSSAPSFPEDDILKAVVNGLRAL
- a CDS encoding GntR family transcriptional regulator; translated protein: MDGVRPARRTTLADDVYESVRTLVMDHAVAPGERINIDALARQLEVSPTPVREALARLESDGLVRKRALAGYTATPLLTRAEFDELVEMRLILEPLAAVRATRRIADETPAGNERASTDEGAPAHPLDRLRSAADLPGPAPGSEGFAAIAEFTNTDARFHHLIAEHAGNRLLYDAIVRLRSHLHLFRLYFPTTHHGISGEEHHRVVDAMAAGDADAAGDAMRAHLLSARDRHLPFFAQT
- a CDS encoding (Fe-S)-binding protein, with amino-acid sequence MRIALFVTCVNDLVFPGTGRAVVEILERLGHTVEFPAEQSCCGQMHANSGYRAEAMPLVRRFVDTFAEYEAVVAPSGSCVAMVRESYPRLAADDPGLAERVAELAPRTYELSELLVDVLGVTDLGASFPHRVTYHPTCHGLRMLRLGDRPLRLLRAVRDLELVELPGAEECCGFGGTFAVKNAGVSGAMLADKCDSVCSTGARFVAAADNSCLAHIGGGLSRRSDRPGTGGDQPGVRAVHYAEILAGTVRTPASTVGGTK
- a CDS encoding GTP-binding protein is translated as MDSVRSDRPGSARRVPLALKILIAGGFGAGKTTLVGAVSEIRPLQTEEVLTDAGLGTDDLAGVEEKNTTTVAMDFGRISINEDLQVYLFGTPGQDRFWFLWDELAFGALGAVVLADTRRLADCFPSVDYFERRGTPFVVAVNCFEGAQQFSTDAVRSALDLDPDVPVILCDARSRQSGKGVLVRLVEHVAARRGVPAPAN
- a CDS encoding LutB/LldF family L-lactate oxidation iron-sulfur protein, whose amino-acid sequence is MTGTGNIVARQPFPQAAKVRLADPQLRSNLRRATHTIRDKRLRVVGELPDWEALRVSGAAIKDDVLARLPDLLDQFEAAATAAGATVHWARDAEEACAVVTRLVRQTGTDEVVKIKSMATQEIGLNEALEAAGIAAVETDLAELIVQLADDQPSHILVPAIHYNRRQIRDIFAERMPGVDVSALTDEPAALAEAARRHLRAKFLSARVAISGANFAIAETGTLVVVESEGNGRMCLTLPETLISVVGIEKLLPTFGDLEVFLQLLPRSSTGERMNPYTSMWTGVSDGDGPQQMHIVLVDNGRTETRADPVGRQALRCIRCSACLNVCPVYERVGGHAYGSVYPGPIGAILSPQMTGPDAGANRTLPYASTLCGACFEACPVRIDIPEVLVHLRQRGVDAHRGRPSAERTAMGAMSWVMRDRRRYAAALRAARRGAAPLRLGGRRDHVRHLPWPLSGWTGTRDAPLPAAQTFREWWAGRGRG
- a CDS encoding sensor histidine kinase — translated: MNSRSWTIRSKIIALVAVPISALLALWIFATLLTVEPVTRLLSSQSLLDNMGRPGTAVVGELQAERRLSIRYLAGGDLAALTAQRTRTDQAIAEMRRRTYDSGLLDSNGDLLRGRVQQLFTNLEALPSGRGFIDRRDMDRGGAFGLYTSTISLTYRVFDAMAARAYDGVNLQSLNLIALGQAREVLDQADAVLAGAFTSGRFADGEYAQIVQAVGTQGFLYEEAVADLSAEDRAAYQRMIDGDDFVRVRAMLADLVAKGRNGAAPPITADAWRTSYDSTQRQLHDFELDAADSLTERTTPVAARILVRLGLAGLLGLAAVILSMFLAIRVGRSLIGRLTSLRTAALELAGTRLPDVVGRLRRGEEVDVAKESPELEYGRDEIGQVGHAFSEVQRSAVRSAVDEATLRRGLNEVFLNIARRSQTLLHRQLALLDRMERRVTEPEELEDLFRVDHLATRMRRHAEDLVILAGATPGRGWRNPVAMIDVMRGAISEVEDYARVDVATVQPGSTLGPAVGDVIHLLAELIENATSFSPPHTRVRVSGQLVPNGYAIEVEDRGLGMTPEAFEAANRRLADPPEFDPVNSARLGLFVVAQLGARHRVRVQLRPSPYGGVTAVALIPGELVAPGNGPLALPGGSADPGPPSRPVPVAQLGTEPAPDPSTVVSEPGTLSGVLTASRGGAGQRSGSPGRAGAGARGGADTPARRARTLGRLTAVPNRLEPEELKPPVVPPIPSLLGSPAPEPVTAPTEPNAPTEPNAPNAPTEPNPSAGRDLSIATAAPTVERGTGPVGPVGPVAEERAAAPVGADGLPRRIRQTSLAPQLREPVQGTAEPPSRAGATTGERAKRADRTPEEVRAMMSAMQAGTARGRRDAAVPPTPAATSTTPATANATPATASTASTATGAGDAPVDSAPASSVEAPVVDPGSSETGRDA